The following are from one region of the Pantoea cypripedii genome:
- the rpiB gene encoding ribose 5-phosphate isomerase B, producing the protein MKTIAIGADDAAIDLKNLIKRYLEEKQYDVQDYSNDAQNDRPMYPDVAFALATAIQQGEHDRGILLCGTGIGVAIVANKVAGVRAAQCHDTFSAERARKSNNAQIMTMGSRVIGPELAKNIVNAWLASEFEGGGSTAKVEKIGYYEQVCQAK; encoded by the coding sequence ATGAAAACTATTGCCATTGGTGCCGATGATGCGGCCATCGATCTGAAAAACCTGATTAAACGCTATCTGGAAGAGAAGCAATACGATGTACAGGACTACAGCAATGATGCGCAGAATGATCGTCCGATGTACCCGGATGTGGCATTTGCGCTGGCTACGGCTATCCAGCAGGGTGAGCATGATCGTGGCATTCTGCTGTGTGGGACCGGCATCGGTGTGGCGATAGTGGCAAACAAGGTCGCAGGCGTGCGCGCGGCGCAGTGCCATGACACTTTCTCGGCAGAGCGGGCGCGTAAAAGTAACAACGCACAGATTATGACGATGGGATCGCGTGTCATTGGACCGGAGCTGGCAAAGAATATCGTCAACGCCTGGCTGGCATCAGAGTTTGAAGGGGGAGGCTCGACGGCAAAAGTCGAAAAGATCGGTTATTACGAACAGGTCTGTCAGGCGAAGTAA
- a CDS encoding porin: protein MKKLTTSLCLTTATLLAVANSAHAEITILEKNKDSNALLAPLSLQFGGSIRPEFIFNNGPEPGYYKNGHDGGTRFRFSGDYALSQHTSVIAMYEVGVDLAKAAGWDSHYPEGKQRDTQRKLYAGIKDDRYGTLTYGHQYGIYYEVVGMKSDVWDNDGHAGGTGIGINGNYDGANRAKNSIKYKNTFGDLTVYANYLLPEDNLNAGDGLFYRRNSGQGLGFDYNLTKSLTLSAAYSITNATMRDNDYNEKKYHQQLSGTALTWQPGNWYIVGTASYYKDFVPSTRYSTVDHYFAGSGYGLESFVGYTFNIDAPWFKSVQPYIAADSLRLKGDEEYHANHTYLGVGSNFGHGLSLYVERTIASTSDNEADATWITLFYDF from the coding sequence ATGAAAAAACTCACCACATCACTATGTCTCACCACAGCCACGTTGCTGGCCGTAGCCAATTCAGCACACGCTGAAATAACCATCCTTGAAAAGAACAAGGACAGCAATGCGCTGTTAGCGCCGCTGAGTCTGCAATTTGGCGGCAGTATTCGCCCTGAATTCATTTTTAATAATGGTCCGGAGCCGGGTTATTATAAAAATGGTCATGATGGTGGCACCCGTTTCCGCTTTAGTGGCGATTACGCACTCAGCCAGCATACATCGGTCATTGCCATGTATGAAGTGGGTGTCGATCTGGCTAAAGCTGCCGGATGGGATAGCCACTATCCTGAAGGTAAACAGCGTGATACGCAGAGGAAACTGTACGCGGGCATCAAAGATGACCGTTACGGTACCCTGACCTACGGCCATCAGTACGGCATCTATTACGAAGTTGTGGGTATGAAAAGTGACGTCTGGGACAACGATGGTCACGCAGGTGGTACCGGGATTGGTATCAACGGCAACTACGACGGCGCAAACAGAGCCAAGAATAGCATCAAGTATAAAAATACTTTTGGTGATCTGACGGTTTATGCCAATTACCTGTTACCAGAAGATAACCTGAATGCCGGGGATGGCCTTTTCTATCGTCGTAATAGCGGCCAGGGTTTAGGCTTCGATTATAATCTGACTAAATCGCTGACCCTGAGTGCGGCGTATAGCATCACGAATGCCACCATGCGTGATAATGATTATAACGAGAAGAAATACCATCAGCAGCTTTCGGGTACTGCCCTGACGTGGCAGCCAGGCAACTGGTATATTGTGGGAACCGCAAGTTACTACAAAGACTTTGTGCCGAGCACGCGTTATTCAACCGTCGATCACTATTTCGCCGGTAGCGGATATGGTCTGGAAAGTTTCGTCGGTTACACTTTCAATATCGATGCCCCTTGGTTTAAATCGGTACAGCCTTATATTGCTGCCGACTCACTGCGCCTTAAAGGTGATGAAGAGTATCATGCTAACCACACTTATTTAGGTGTGGGCAGTAACTTCGGCCACGGTTTATCTCTGTACGTAGAACGCACCATTGCCAGCACTTCAGATAATGAAGCTGACGCAACCTGGATTACGTTATTCTACGACTTCTGA